A stretch of the Rhizomicrobium sp. genome encodes the following:
- a CDS encoding TonB-dependent receptor yields the protein MRAILLASACAVALSAPCMPARAQTTQGGGDSADQAGQLETVVVTAERRSENLMSSPISADVIAGDELKNKGVLKVDDLQFVSPAVTINNFGQGIDFNIRGIGKGEHNSQTLTGVITYRDGVPTFPGYLTEEPYYDIASVEVLRGPQGTFVGQNATGGAVFVTSNNPQIGGGYDGYGFAQYGNYNDVDLQGALNIPISDTLAVRVAANGESRSSFYSIQDRTTTANTAPGYFTSAPDNCPGAKYAGCKPGFNPGDQRWGAGRVSVLWTPTDSLTVSFKTDVDYLDNGAYPADPYTDRLPVGTMVPVLLGYGASDPSSTVFRPNPQQNDLFHITANSPQSALDRLVRSVLKIDYVLPGGITLRSVSGYQQGNTNYTADLDGTDMGGLPNLTIYGVQANNYTFFDRVDETIYSQEFNLISPDNQRLTWIFGVFGQSDSYNFEKPYQFWIGTPYFVTSPPTAPSGQTGSYGLQGTNANAAWAAFGQLSYKLTDSFEVQFGGRWSTNRSHNVVDIAQYGTLLTANQATSSNSLDYKGSLNWQLNENNFLYAFISTGYKPGGLNLPAYVGDPALPFGPERVTEYEGGWKATLFDGHVRTTLDGYYNQYKGFQVTIAYPLIPTFGREINVPHTTSIYGMEGEIEAAFGDFSASAGIGLLHSSLGGFYAVDSREWKTGLTCDPVAGNPGNPNCVYIGGHPQTYAPSVSGDIGVQYMFHLDGGDTLTPRVSFAYQGGQWASLFDNPLEGDLLDARHLLGAQLEWKTAEWTWTLYGTNLTDQHYVAAMNSGLDFAGPPRQFGVRLLKVF from the coding sequence ATGAGGGCAATTCTTCTCGCGTCGGCTTGTGCCGTCGCGCTGTCGGCGCCGTGCATGCCTGCGCGAGCACAGACAACTCAGGGCGGCGGGGACAGTGCCGATCAGGCGGGGCAGCTCGAGACCGTGGTCGTGACGGCGGAGCGCCGATCGGAAAACCTGATGAGCTCGCCGATCTCCGCCGACGTCATCGCCGGAGACGAGCTGAAGAACAAAGGCGTGCTCAAGGTCGACGACCTGCAATTCGTCTCGCCGGCCGTGACGATCAACAATTTCGGCCAAGGCATCGACTTCAACATCCGCGGCATCGGCAAGGGCGAGCACAACAGCCAGACCCTGACGGGCGTCATCACCTATCGCGACGGCGTGCCGACCTTCCCCGGCTATTTGACGGAAGAGCCCTATTACGACATCGCGAGCGTCGAAGTGCTGCGCGGCCCCCAGGGCACGTTCGTGGGCCAGAACGCGACCGGCGGCGCGGTGTTCGTTACCTCGAACAATCCGCAGATCGGCGGCGGCTATGACGGCTACGGCTTCGCCCAATACGGCAACTACAACGACGTCGACCTGCAGGGCGCGCTCAACATCCCGATCAGCGACACGCTGGCGGTCCGCGTCGCCGCCAATGGCGAGAGCCGCAGCAGCTTCTACAGCATCCAGGACCGGACCACGACCGCCAACACCGCGCCCGGCTACTTCACCTCCGCGCCGGACAATTGCCCGGGGGCAAAATATGCGGGCTGCAAGCCGGGCTTCAATCCGGGCGACCAGCGCTGGGGCGCCGGCCGCGTCAGCGTCCTGTGGACACCCACCGACTCGCTGACGGTTTCGTTCAAGACCGACGTGGACTATCTCGACAACGGCGCCTATCCGGCCGATCCGTACACGGATCGCCTGCCGGTCGGCACCATGGTGCCGGTCCTGCTGGGCTATGGCGCGTCGGACCCCAGCTCGACCGTCTTCCGGCCGAATCCGCAGCAGAACGACCTGTTCCACATCACGGCCAATTCACCGCAGTCGGCTCTCGACCGGCTCGTGCGCTCGGTTCTCAAGATCGACTACGTGTTGCCGGGCGGCATCACGCTGCGCTCGGTCTCCGGCTACCAGCAGGGCAACACCAACTACACGGCAGACCTGGACGGAACGGACATGGGCGGGCTGCCCAATCTGACGATCTACGGCGTCCAGGCCAACAACTACACGTTCTTCGATCGGGTGGACGAGACCATCTATTCCCAGGAATTCAACCTGATATCGCCCGACAACCAGCGCCTGACATGGATCTTCGGCGTGTTCGGGCAGTCGGACAGCTACAACTTCGAGAAGCCCTATCAGTTCTGGATCGGCACCCCGTACTTCGTCACCTCGCCGCCCACCGCGCCATCCGGACAAACCGGTTCCTATGGGCTCCAGGGCACCAACGCAAACGCCGCCTGGGCGGCGTTCGGTCAGCTCAGCTACAAGCTGACGGATTCGTTCGAGGTGCAATTCGGCGGCCGCTGGTCGACGAACCGGTCGCACAACGTCGTCGACATCGCGCAGTACGGCACGCTGCTGACGGCCAATCAGGCGACGAGCTCGAACAGCCTGGACTACAAGGGCTCGCTGAACTGGCAGCTCAACGAGAACAATTTCCTCTATGCCTTCATCTCGACCGGCTACAAGCCCGGCGGCCTGAACCTCCCTGCCTATGTCGGCGATCCCGCTCTCCCGTTCGGTCCCGAGCGTGTCACGGAATACGAGGGCGGCTGGAAAGCGACCCTGTTCGACGGCCATGTCCGCACGACGCTCGACGGCTACTACAACCAGTACAAGGGCTTCCAGGTCACCATCGCCTATCCGTTGATCCCGACCTTCGGGCGTGAAATCAACGTTCCGCACACGACCTCCATCTACGGCATGGAAGGCGAGATCGAAGCGGCGTTCGGCGATTTTTCGGCCAGCGCCGGAATAGGCCTGCTGCACTCGTCGCTCGGCGGATTCTATGCCGTCGACAGCCGGGAGTGGAAGACCGGCTTGACCTGCGATCCCGTGGCGGGCAATCCGGGCAATCCCAATTGCGTGTATATCGGCGGACATCCGCAGACTTATGCACCGAGCGTGTCGGGCGACATCGGCGTGCAATACATGTTCCATCTGGACGGCGGCGACACGCTGACGCCGCGGGTGAGCTTCGCCTATCAGGGCGGGCAATGGGCGTCGCTGTTCGACAACCCGCTCGAAGGCGACCTGCTCGATGCGCGCCATCTTCTGGGTGCGCAATTGGAGTGGAAGACCGCCGAATGGACCTGGACGCTGTACGGCACCAACCTGACGGACCAGCACTATGTCGCGGCGATGAACTCCGGTCTCGACTTCGCCGGCCCGCCGCGGCAGTTCGGCGTGCGCTTGCTGAAGGTGTTCTGA